A region of Vitis vinifera cultivar Pinot Noir 40024 chromosome 15, ASM3070453v1 DNA encodes the following proteins:
- the LOC100258184 gene encoding nucleoside diphosphate kinase B: MEQTFIMIKPDGVQRNLVGEIIGRFEKKGFSLKGLKLLSVERGFAEKHYEDLSSKPFFNGLVEYIISGPVVAMIWEGKNVVTTGRKIIGATNPSDSAPGTIRGDFAVDIGRNVIHGSDSVGSARKEIALWFPEGPVAWSSSLNHWIYE, from the exons ATGGAACAAACTTTCATCATGATCAAGCCCGACGGCGTCCAGAGGAACCTG GTCGGTGAGATCATTGGCAGATTTGAGAAGAAGGGTTTCTCTTTGAAAG GATTGAAGCTTTTGAGCGTGGAACGTGGTTTTGCTGAGAAGCACTATGAGGACCTGTCGTCAAAGCCATTCTTCAATGGGTTGGTTGAGTACATCATTTCTGGCCCAGTTGTTGCCATGATTTGGGAGGGCAAGAATGTTGTTACCACTGGTAGGAAGATTATTGGAGCTACAAACCCATCTGACTCTGCTCCTGGCACCATCCGTGGTGACTTTGCTGTTGACATTGGCAg GAATGTGATTCATGGGAGTGACTCAGTGGGGAGTGCTAGGAAGGAGATAGCACTGTGGTTCCCAGAAGGCCCTGTTGCCTGGAGCAGCAGCCTTAACCACTGGATCTATGagtaa